One window of Thermacetogenium phaeum DSM 12270 genomic DNA carries:
- a CDS encoding 4Fe-4S dicluster domain-containing protein, whose amino-acid sequence MRWGMLIDLNKCVGCYACTVACQQEHRLSLGEKWNRVLRVGPDGKFPNLTAYFLPVPCMHCEEAPCVDGCPTGASFRREDGIVVVDEKKCVGCKFCMVACPYGVRFYSEEKGIVEKCTMCFERLDKGEVPRCVETCPVKARYFGDLDDPNSEIAQLIRKKNAHPLHEELGTKPAVYYIFP is encoded by the coding sequence ATGCGCTGGGGAATGTTGATAGATCTCAATAAATGTGTCGGTTGTTATGCCTGCACGGTGGCCTGCCAGCAGGAGCACAGACTGTCCTTAGGGGAAAAGTGGAATCGGGTGCTCAGAGTTGGACCTGATGGGAAATTTCCCAATCTAACGGCCTATTTTTTGCCTGTGCCCTGCATGCACTGCGAAGAAGCGCCTTGCGTCGACGGCTGCCCTACGGGAGCCAGTTTCAGGCGTGAAGATGGAATTGTCGTAGTTGACGAAAAAAAGTGCGTCGGCTGTAAATTCTGTATGGTTGCCTGCCCTTACGGGGTAAGGTTTTACAGTGAAGAAAAAGGCATCGTGGAGAAGTGCACTATGTGTTTCGAAAGACTGGATAAAGGGGAAGTACCGAGGTGTGTCGAAACTTGTCCGGTAAAAGCGCGCTACTTCGGTGATCTCGATGACCCCAATAGCGAGATCGCGCAGTTGATAAGGAAGAAGAATGCGCATCCGCTGCACGAAGAATTGGGGACGAAACCGGCTGTGTACTACATTTTCCCGTAA
- the nrfD gene encoding NrfD/PsrC family molybdoenzyme membrane anchor subunit yields MENKQEYWGALAAGNFFLAALGAMMFIIAGVLDLAGTAVAQLINGWVSLAAVVVAGIGAMLLTVELGNKMKFYLVMTKPSSIMSLGSIAMSAFMVIAFVYATTFFEFIPWYPAYGLREVLAVLGIVAAAVLVAYPGLELGEARGRSFWNGSGLVPLFLVYGAASGIAGVLLISMILGQAQDPAILRLNGGVLFGFIAAQAVLLAGYLMGVSNTGAEEAKRAVAAILRGSLRTKFWWGVVAAGLAVPLIIYLCGNNPALTAVKAVLILVGCACFRCVFLQAAVRRSLPGEENEWMNVQEEAELGLRLEQRWKEKEAWLYGGDR; encoded by the coding sequence GTGGAGAACAAACAGGAGTATTGGGGGGCACTTGCGGCCGGTAACTTCTTCCTGGCTGCACTGGGAGCTATGATGTTTATCATTGCTGGGGTTTTAGATCTGGCCGGCACTGCGGTGGCACAGCTGATAAATGGATGGGTATCTCTGGCGGCTGTGGTTGTTGCAGGTATAGGAGCCATGTTGCTGACGGTAGAGTTGGGGAATAAAATGAAGTTCTATCTCGTAATGACAAAGCCCTCATCCATAATGAGCCTTGGCTCAATTGCTATGAGCGCCTTTATGGTCATCGCTTTCGTCTACGCCACGACCTTCTTTGAGTTTATCCCCTGGTACCCTGCGTACGGGCTGCGGGAGGTTCTTGCGGTGCTGGGCATTGTGGCGGCGGCGGTTCTGGTGGCCTATCCCGGGCTGGAGCTTGGGGAGGCTAGAGGCAGGTCCTTCTGGAACGGAAGCGGGCTTGTGCCGCTGTTTCTGGTCTATGGTGCCGCGAGCGGCATAGCCGGTGTGCTCCTCATCTCGATGATCCTCGGGCAGGCTCAGGACCCGGCAATCCTGCGACTTAACGGCGGCGTCTTATTCGGCTTCATAGCGGCTCAAGCGGTCTTGCTGGCGGGGTACCTGATGGGCGTCAGCAATACCGGAGCTGAAGAGGCCAAAAGGGCGGTTGCTGCAATTTTGCGGGGCTCCTTGAGGACGAAGTTCTGGTGGGGGGTCGTTGCGGCGGGATTGGCAGTGCCGCTGATCATTTACCTCTGCGGCAACAACCCGGCCCTCACGGCGGTCAAAGCCGTTCTGATCCTCGTCGGTTGCGCCTGTTTCCGGTGTGTCTTCTTGCAGGCGGCGGTGAGAAGGAGCCTTCCTGGCGAAGAGAACGAGTGGATGAACGTACAGGAAGAAGCCGAACTGGGGCTGCGCCTTGAGCAGCGCTGGAAAGAGAAGGAGGCCTGGCTGTACGGGGGAGACAGGTGA
- a CDS encoding GNAT family N-acetyltransferase has product MRGLKGKTEVALSGKIDEADLKEILAEHDLAVRGDVSDYVVLKIDGRLCAAGRLVLSGRNCFHLEVFGVRGELRGRGIGGLLLSEIIKRPWKYCREAEGGGDYKSYRLTTVARGGAAGFYEKHGFRAFSFAALPPPYNTQCDDCPDRETCRPLPMVLEKER; this is encoded by the coding sequence GTGAGAGGTTTGAAGGGCAAGACTGAGGTGGCGTTATCCGGTAAGATTGATGAAGCTGATCTGAAAGAAATATTGGCCGAGCACGATCTTGCAGTGCGCGGGGATGTGAGCGATTACGTTGTGCTGAAGATAGATGGACGCCTGTGTGCTGCGGGAAGACTTGTGCTCAGCGGCAGAAACTGCTTCCATCTTGAGGTTTTCGGGGTCAGGGGTGAGCTGCGGGGGAGAGGAATAGGGGGACTCCTCCTTTCGGAGATCATCAAAAGACCCTGGAAGTACTGCAGAGAAGCAGAGGGGGGCGGAGATTATAAGTCATACCGGCTAACAACTGTGGCCAGGGGAGGCGCGGCGGGCTTTTATGAAAAACATGGTTTTCGAGCATTTAGTTTTGCTGCCCTCCCCCCTCCTTACAACACTCAATGCGATGACTGTCCAGATCGGGAAACATGCAGACCCCTTCCGATGGTTCTGGAAAAAGAAAGGTAG
- a CDS encoding MBL fold metallo-hydrolase, with the protein MPELILLGTGAGPGVPSFFCSCPGCREAWQKNEYSRTRSGAALKTGKRTLLIDASPDLRAQLVREKISVVDGVFLTHWHYDHYAGLGELEYYVKLERRERLPLYLPPSAVQQFNGAFPNLAEVFSLTPWRFFNGYDFDGITLTPLPANHGVETAGLLVESGGSRVAYFTDTAGLPESSAEKVRGVDLLICDATFYGENWFPESHMSVDEAIELGKKVEAKRTILTHLSIHYSRAVTSEELEEELAEHPDVDVARDGLRLELL; encoded by the coding sequence ATGCCGGAGCTTATCCTTCTGGGGACAGGGGCGGGCCCCGGTGTTCCCTCTTTCTTCTGTAGCTGCCCGGGCTGCCGGGAAGCATGGCAGAAAAATGAGTACAGCAGGACGCGCAGCGGCGCCGCGTTAAAAACAGGGAAACGAACACTGCTGATCGATGCCTCACCGGATCTGAGGGCACAGCTGGTGAGAGAGAAAATATCAGTTGTTGACGGCGTCTTCCTGACCCACTGGCACTACGATCACTACGCCGGACTCGGAGAGCTCGAATATTATGTTAAGCTGGAGCGCAGGGAGAGGCTGCCCCTTTACCTGCCCCCCAGTGCAGTGCAGCAGTTCAACGGTGCCTTCCCCAATCTGGCGGAGGTGTTTAGCCTTACTCCCTGGCGGTTCTTCAATGGTTATGATTTTGACGGGATCACCCTCACCCCGCTGCCGGCCAACCACGGCGTCGAAACCGCAGGTCTTCTGGTGGAATCGGGTGGAAGCAGGGTTGCCTATTTTACCGACACAGCAGGCCTGCCGGAAAGCAGTGCCGAAAAGGTGCGCGGTGTGGATCTGCTGATCTGCGACGCCACCTTTTACGGTGAGAACTGGTTCCCGGAGTCCCACATGTCGGTCGATGAAGCGATTGAACTCGGAAAAAAGGTGGAGGCAAAAAGGACGATTCTGACTCATCTTTCCATCCACTACAGCCGGGCGGTGACCTCGGAAGAGCTTGAGGAAGAACTGGCGGAGCACCCGGATGTCGATGTGGCCCGGGATGGCCTGAGGCTGGAGCTCTTATAA
- a CDS encoding flavin reductase family protein, producing the protein MKRSLGSRSIAYPVPVWVIGTYDREGKPNVATAAWVGICASEPPAVCVSLRKERYTHANILDRKAFTVNIPSEDYLKETDYFGLTSGFRHNKTAETGLTPVKGDLVDAPYLKEFPCVIECKLLGHTDVGSHTAFIGEILDVKMDEEMLKEDGTPDVEKLKPLVLIPGSASYYGVGKYLGKAYSVGKYCCSVT; encoded by the coding sequence ATGAAAAGATCGTTAGGATCCCGGTCAATAGCTTATCCGGTTCCCGTATGGGTGATCGGCACTTATGATCGGGAGGGTAAGCCGAATGTGGCCACTGCCGCATGGGTGGGTATTTGTGCATCCGAGCCGCCGGCAGTCTGTGTTTCCTTGAGGAAAGAAAGGTACACCCACGCAAACATCCTGGACAGAAAGGCCTTTACCGTAAACATTCCTTCAGAAGACTACCTTAAGGAGACGGATTATTTCGGGCTGACATCCGGGTTCAGGCACAATAAGACGGCGGAAACCGGGCTCACACCGGTGAAGGGCGATCTTGTGGATGCTCCCTATTTAAAGGAGTTTCCTTGCGTGATCGAATGCAAACTGCTCGGCCATACCGATGTGGGCTCGCATACTGCCTTCATAGGAGAGATCCTCGACGTAAAGATGGATGAGGAGATGCTGAAAGAGGACGGCACCCCCGATGTGGAAAAACTGAAACCCCTGGTCTTGATACCGGGCAGCGCTTCTTATTACGGAGTAGGTAAATATCTCGGCAAGGCCTATTCAGTAGGGAAGTATTGTTGCTCGGTGACATAG
- a CDS encoding sigma-54 interaction domain-containing protein, whose product MPFSSVNYSLVDKATHKRIEIRKMTKERWEGILEVKEKFLQNEIGEDELLSCSYLEPEVAKSWIRSRNYGVDHKRVILRCEAKSKFKEKLKRNEALIKIVKPLREIFKNFVEASGYGFQLYDKNGLILLGDGEVIKVKNNVTKGLCLKEGIILNEKNIGTNSHSLCALLRRPVQLIGIENYWDELANTMASAAPIIGEDGEVGGVLLLWQWLVCEPWNENFQRLFSHMLGLVTSIAVAIETQLRLLKSYEELKIANDSLAMTNRMLETTLSLIDDGIITVDRNGKITCVNQEGAQILNLKPDDIGRRNITEFVENTSSFMDLLKKGESAAIEEVVKNKDENYIISIRPVYTNDKNKQINAAVLEFSRAKKVNALVTSRSGAAASFSFDDIVGVSEAITRAKEKAKRFAGCKENILIIGESGTGKELFAQAIHNWYCPEGPFVAVNCAALPRELIESELFGYEGGSFTGADRHGRPGKIELAEGGTLFLDEIGDMPIELQAVLLRVLEDKKVMRVGGRRFKKVDFRVIAATNSDLNKMVREKLFREDLYYRLSVLRVDIPPLRDRGKDKEILARYFIEKYCKKIGRKTPQISPTVRKLIYEYKWPGNVRQLENAVIFAINVSKGDVIEVRDLPDEIRSDFSSDHLRICNHNQSNKRVLLLTEMEKNAIVEALSETKGNIPRAAELLGISKSTVYRKLKEYNISV is encoded by the coding sequence ATGCCTTTCTCGTCTGTGAACTATTCATTAGTGGATAAAGCAACTCATAAAAGAATAGAAATTAGGAAAATGACAAAAGAGCGATGGGAAGGAATATTAGAGGTCAAGGAAAAATTTTTACAAAATGAAATTGGCGAAGACGAGTTGCTTTCTTGTTCATATTTGGAACCTGAGGTAGCGAAGTCATGGATTAGATCGCGTAATTATGGGGTTGATCATAAGAGAGTCATTTTGCGATGTGAAGCAAAATCGAAATTTAAAGAAAAATTAAAGAGAAATGAAGCACTTATTAAAATCGTAAAACCATTACGGGAAATTTTCAAAAACTTTGTTGAAGCATCTGGTTACGGATTTCAGTTGTACGACAAGAATGGGTTAATTCTTCTTGGTGACGGAGAGGTTATAAAGGTAAAAAATAATGTAACAAAGGGTTTGTGTTTAAAAGAAGGCATTATCCTAAATGAAAAAAACATTGGTACAAATTCGCATTCTTTGTGCGCACTTTTAAGGCGTCCTGTACAATTAATAGGAATAGAAAATTATTGGGATGAATTAGCAAATACTATGGCTTCAGCAGCACCAATAATAGGAGAAGACGGGGAAGTTGGAGGAGTGCTGTTACTATGGCAGTGGCTGGTTTGTGAGCCATGGAATGAGAATTTTCAGCGTCTTTTTTCCCACATGCTAGGTTTGGTTACGTCTATTGCGGTGGCAATAGAAACCCAATTAAGGCTTTTAAAGAGTTATGAAGAGCTGAAAATAGCAAATGATAGTCTTGCAATGACCAATAGAATGTTGGAAACTACATTATCATTGATTGATGATGGAATAATAACTGTTGATCGCAATGGGAAAATAACATGCGTTAATCAAGAGGGAGCTCAAATACTAAATCTGAAACCAGATGACATAGGGAGAAGAAATATCACTGAATTCGTGGAAAACACCTCTTCCTTTATGGATTTACTTAAAAAAGGCGAAAGTGCAGCTATTGAAGAAGTAGTTAAAAATAAGGATGAAAATTATATAATAAGTATTCGTCCAGTTTATACCAATGACAAGAACAAGCAAATAAATGCCGCTGTTCTCGAGTTTTCCCGTGCTAAAAAAGTTAATGCCTTGGTTACAAGCCGTTCTGGGGCTGCAGCGAGTTTTTCCTTTGATGATATTGTTGGCGTGAGTGAGGCAATTACTAGAGCAAAAGAAAAAGCAAAACGCTTTGCTGGCTGCAAAGAAAACATTTTGATAATTGGGGAAAGTGGCACTGGAAAGGAGCTCTTTGCCCAGGCAATCCATAATTGGTATTGTCCTGAGGGGCCTTTTGTGGCTGTCAATTGTGCTGCATTGCCTAGGGAACTCATCGAGAGCGAGCTATTCGGCTACGAGGGTGGCAGCTTTACCGGTGCTGACCGTCACGGTAGGCCGGGTAAAATCGAATTAGCCGAAGGAGGCACGCTTTTTCTTGATGAAATAGGTGATATGCCAATTGAACTTCAAGCAGTGTTGTTGAGGGTACTTGAAGACAAAAAAGTTATGCGTGTAGGCGGAAGACGTTTCAAGAAGGTTGATTTTAGGGTAATTGCAGCAACAAATAGTGATCTCAATAAAATGGTAAGAGAGAAACTTTTTAGGGAGGATCTTTACTATCGCTTATCAGTTTTAAGGGTTGATATACCTCCTCTACGTGATAGAGGTAAAGATAAAGAGATCTTAGCGCGTTATTTTATCGAAAAATATTGTAAAAAGATTGGAAGGAAAACTCCTCAAATAAGTCCTACTGTGCGTAAGTTGATCTATGAGTATAAATGGCCCGGCAATGTGCGTCAGTTGGAAAACGCTGTGATTTTTGCAATTAATGTTTCAAAAGGTGATGTTATTGAAGTCAGAGATCTACCTGATGAGATCCGAAGTGATTTTTCATCTGATCATCTCAGAATATGCAATCATAATCAGAGCAATAAACGAGTGTTATTGTTAACGGAGATGGAAAAGAATGCAATAGTAGAAGCTCTTTCAGAGACCAAAGGCAATATTCCTCGTGCAGCAGAGTTGCTTGGAATAAGTAAATCAACTGTTTATAGAAAACTAAAAGAGTATAATATTTCAGTCTAA
- a CDS encoding IS1634 family transposase gives MWYNVGMYIRTIQRKNKDGSVVRYIQLAHNQWDPQARCAKAKVLFNFGREEEVDREALKRLVKSINRFLGPEETLRYEAERTAAPLKFITSRPLGGAWVLDRLWEELGIKGVLESLLKKRQYKTPVERAIFAMAANRALDPMSKRGVEEWVKEDAVIPGVEEIPLQQLYRAMDFLLENEAELQKQVYYSVANLLNLEVDILYFDTTSTYFEIEDEDGDGGLRRRGHSKDRRPDLPQAVIGLAVTRDGIPVRCWVWPGNTADISVVEQVKKDLIGWKLGRVITVLDRGFNSEDNLRCLQRAGGHYIAGEKLRSGKENTVQALKRAGRYQTVRDNLEVKEIVVGNGEARERYILVRNPEEAARDKARREKIIKELEEQLPLIKTHAKAVCELMAHPVYGRYLKVDSRSLPKIDRAKIREEEKLDGKYLLRTSDDTLSAEDVALGYKQLLLVEDAFRTLKSRLELRPVYHRLEDRIRAHVLLCWLALLLIRIAENRTGQTWCSLRATLQRMHLGEFSGTAGQVRQRTETTPAQKQIFKALAVKEPPLLFSINPTAKKNA, from the coding sequence ATGTGGTATAATGTGGGCATGTACATCCGAACCATCCAGCGCAAGAACAAAGACGGTTCCGTCGTCCGCTACATCCAGCTCGCCCATAATCAGTGGGACCCCCAGGCCAGGTGCGCCAAGGCCAAAGTGCTCTTCAACTTCGGGCGTGAAGAGGAGGTCGACCGGGAGGCATTAAAGCGTCTGGTAAAGAGCATCAACCGGTTCCTGGGGCCCGAGGAGACCCTGCGTTATGAAGCGGAAAGAACTGCAGCACCCCTCAAATTTATCACCAGCCGCCCACTGGGAGGAGCCTGGGTCCTGGACAGGCTCTGGGAAGAGCTGGGGATCAAAGGCGTACTTGAAAGCCTGCTCAAGAAGCGGCAGTACAAGACCCCGGTAGAAAGAGCCATCTTTGCCATGGCAGCGAACCGCGCCCTTGATCCCATGTCCAAGCGCGGAGTGGAAGAATGGGTGAAAGAGGACGCCGTGATCCCGGGCGTAGAGGAAATACCCCTGCAGCAGCTCTACCGGGCGATGGACTTTCTTCTGGAGAACGAAGCCGAACTGCAGAAGCAGGTTTATTACTCCGTGGCCAACCTGCTCAACCTGGAAGTAGACATCCTTTACTTCGACACCACCTCCACCTACTTTGAGATCGAGGACGAAGATGGGGATGGTGGACTGCGGCGCCGGGGGCACTCCAAGGACCGCCGGCCGGACCTGCCGCAGGCCGTGATCGGCCTGGCCGTCACCAGGGACGGCATCCCGGTGCGCTGCTGGGTGTGGCCGGGCAACACCGCCGACATCTCGGTGGTCGAACAGGTAAAGAAAGACCTCATAGGCTGGAAGCTGGGTCGGGTCATCACCGTGCTGGACCGGGGGTTCAACTCCGAGGACAACCTGCGCTGTCTGCAGCGGGCGGGCGGCCACTACATAGCCGGAGAGAAGCTGCGCAGCGGCAAGGAAAATACCGTGCAAGCCTTAAAGCGGGCAGGCCGCTACCAGACGGTGCGGGACAACCTGGAAGTCAAGGAGATCGTCGTCGGAAACGGCGAGGCCAGGGAGCGCTACATCCTGGTGCGCAACCCCGAAGAGGCTGCCCGGGACAAAGCCAGGCGGGAAAAAATTATCAAGGAACTGGAGGAACAGCTTCCCCTTATCAAAACCCATGCCAAAGCAGTCTGCGAACTCATGGCCCACCCGGTCTACGGCCGCTACCTGAAGGTGGACTCCCGCAGCCTGCCGAAGATCGACCGGGCCAAGATCAGGGAAGAAGAAAAACTCGACGGCAAATACCTGCTGCGCACCTCGGACGACACCCTCTCCGCCGAAGATGTCGCCCTGGGCTACAAACAGCTGCTGCTGGTGGAAGACGCCTTTCGTACCCTAAAGTCCCGGTTGGAGCTGCGCCCGGTCTACCACCGCCTGGAAGACCGCATCCGCGCCCATGTGCTCCTCTGCTGGCTGGCGCTCTTGCTGATCAGGATTGCCGAGAACAGGACGGGGCAAACCTGGTGCAGCCTCAGGGCCACCCTGCAGAGGATGCATCTGGGAGAGTTCAGCGGAACAGCCGGTCAGGTAAGGCAGAGGACCGAAACCACCCCTGCTCAGAAGCAAATATTCAAGGCGTTAGCCGTCAAAGAACCGCCACTTCTCTTCTCCATTAACCCCACAGCTAAGAAAAACGCCTAG
- a CDS encoding DUF1670 domain-containing protein, whose product MLGLTTGSWEAVLRRFAQLVTEAETPSGEAHLAKKFGLSCLEVCQFLQMARQYRKHRLFRELQACYGRPEGVNTLPPSEIEAELVRHYGFSPVAARLYHRWLVEFAARIGKSPLAPGEIIFLAISADEGARAKLAEAQHIPLRLRYFTTEDALEGPYGGSRHRVAGLKFGRILRFATEARAQGALLTLPDLAVLMGIHVDAIRRQLLAHPEVVVPTRGRVKDIGRGVTHKTKIVELYLEMHTETEIVERTDHTYESVEAYLKEFARVVTLADQGLKPVMIRRVTGRSMALVQAYLDLYRRYNQPDYYFRLAQLRNVFARDETPGQKKGRLFRSPTGGAGL is encoded by the coding sequence GTGTTAGGCCTCACGACAGGCTCCTGGGAGGCTGTCTTACGCCGGTTTGCCCAGTTGGTTACGGAAGCCGAGACGCCTAGTGGAGAAGCCCACCTGGCAAAAAAATTCGGATTGAGCTGCCTGGAAGTATGCCAGTTTCTCCAGATGGCCCGGCAATACCGCAAGCACCGGTTATTCCGGGAACTCCAGGCCTGCTACGGTAGACCCGAAGGAGTAAACACCCTACCACCATCGGAGATCGAAGCCGAACTGGTGCGGCATTATGGCTTCTCGCCCGTGGCCGCCCGCCTCTACCACCGGTGGCTGGTAGAATTCGCGGCACGCATAGGGAAGAGCCCCCTGGCGCCTGGAGAGATAATTTTCCTGGCCATCTCTGCCGACGAGGGGGCCAGGGCCAAGCTGGCTGAGGCACAACACATCCCACTGCGCCTCCGGTACTTCACGACGGAAGACGCCTTGGAGGGGCCCTACGGGGGCTCCCGCCACCGGGTAGCCGGTTTGAAGTTCGGCCGCATCCTGCGCTTTGCCACCGAGGCCCGGGCTCAGGGAGCGCTATTGACCCTGCCTGACCTGGCGGTGCTGATGGGGATCCACGTCGACGCCATCCGGCGGCAACTCTTAGCCCATCCCGAGGTGGTCGTGCCCACCCGGGGAAGGGTCAAGGACATTGGCCGGGGAGTTACCCACAAGACCAAGATCGTGGAACTGTACCTCGAGATGCACACAGAGACGGAAATCGTCGAGCGTACCGATCACACCTACGAGAGCGTAGAGGCTTACCTGAAGGAGTTTGCTCGGGTGGTCACCCTGGCCGACCAGGGGCTGAAACCGGTGATGATCCGGCGCGTAACGGGACGGTCTATGGCCCTGGTACAAGCGTACCTCGACCTTTACCGCCGCTATAACCAGCCCGACTACTACTTCCGCCTGGCTCAATTGCGAAACGTGTTTGCCCGGGACGAGACGCCGGGGCAAAAAAAGGGGCGGCTTTTCCGTTCCCCTACCGGGGGTGCCGGACTGTGA
- a CDS encoding DUF1670 domain-containing protein, which yields MNWQEGVFGPLLAHTLENAQVRHLAEHYDFSRDSRLAQAIVKHTNQVLDAEEKRRQVLRVRPGELLLRTWRGLLILPLRTPEDVSRVVAGERWDVVRRDILDRCAAKYRELFPEASPASVTRFLRSIWQGRVPPGTAPSPLHGPRRQRPWGTNLSDGKPLTELDAARGRLRLNSGPPRPGHLPETFRQLAHFLGTQAGIPPAVQEPLILDLMAFRARFCPRASMLATGQMPLAAMHVSSGRTLWQPTRYQPMAPVVISILAGDEARVLRYSPPGSYEEFLEFHGQRIARVLTEAYRQDGLLSFAVLQWIFLASTGTVSRTVDYYQRRHHVILPCPGTVLDMGRMLTHKDMVVRLHLQGLSVLEIARQTCHNPRSVDASLRPLTRFLFYTFTGFPPN from the coding sequence GTGAACTGGCAGGAAGGTGTCTTCGGCCCCTTGCTGGCGCACACCCTGGAAAACGCCCAGGTCCGCCACCTGGCAGAACACTACGACTTTTCCCGGGACTCCCGGCTGGCCCAGGCCATCGTCAAGCATACCAACCAGGTCCTGGATGCCGAAGAGAAACGCCGTCAGGTTCTCAGGGTACGGCCGGGGGAGTTGTTGCTAAGAACCTGGCGAGGCCTGCTTATCTTGCCTCTTCGTACCCCGGAAGACGTCTCCCGCGTTGTGGCCGGTGAACGGTGGGACGTGGTACGCCGTGATATCCTTGACCGCTGCGCGGCGAAATACCGGGAACTGTTCCCGGAAGCTTCCCCTGCGTCGGTAACCCGTTTCCTGCGCTCCATCTGGCAAGGCCGGGTACCCCCGGGAACGGCCCCCAGTCCTCTCCACGGTCCGCGCCGGCAGCGCCCCTGGGGTACAAACCTAAGTGACGGCAAACCTCTGACAGAGCTGGATGCCGCCCGAGGCCGCCTCCGGCTGAACAGTGGCCCACCCCGTCCGGGGCACTTGCCGGAAACTTTCAGACAACTGGCCCACTTTCTGGGAACCCAGGCTGGAATCCCCCCTGCAGTGCAGGAACCCCTCATCTTGGACCTTATGGCCTTCAGGGCAAGGTTTTGCCCCCGGGCCTCCATGCTGGCCACAGGCCAGATGCCCCTGGCGGCAATGCATGTAAGCTCCGGCCGGACGCTCTGGCAGCCAACCCGCTATCAGCCCATGGCCCCTGTGGTGATAAGCATCTTGGCCGGCGATGAGGCTCGTGTCCTGCGATACAGTCCACCCGGCTCCTATGAGGAGTTCCTCGAATTCCACGGGCAGCGCATAGCCCGGGTTCTGACCGAAGCATACCGCCAGGATGGGCTGTTATCCTTTGCGGTACTGCAGTGGATCTTCCTGGCCTCAACAGGTACGGTTTCCCGGACTGTAGATTACTACCAACGGCGGCACCATGTCATCCTGCCCTGTCCCGGTACAGTACTGGACATGGGTCGCATGCTCACCCACAAGGACATGGTAGTTCGCCTCCACCTTCAAGGTTTATCCGTCTTGGAGATCGCCCGACAGACCTGCCATAACCCCAGGTCCGTTGACGCTTCCTTAAGACCTTTGACTCGGTTCTTATTCTATACCTTTACGGGCTTTCCCCCAAACTGA
- a CDS encoding IS1634 family transposase: MSNNPYVMPDITAVSPGAVPVITMLCRTAKIGEIINQMVQWNENNSKITPGLPIESLIVCIICGRKPLWKVEEFWAKQDLKLLFDGTDITLDQLNDDAYGRALDKLSEVKMEELVSRCSLVMLAAHDLKISTVHFDTTSKSVQGVYENGAFGDFLITYGHSKDRRPDLKQFKIGAAVQEDGQPVMGQILSGNKSDKEWNPEAALKVLSSSIKRDSKMSSLSPTAPSYQQIP; the protein is encoded by the coding sequence ATGTCGAATAACCCATATGTTATGCCTGATATCACAGCAGTCAGTCCGGGAGCCGTTCCGGTGATCACCATGCTCTGCCGCACAGCGAAGATCGGCGAAATCATCAACCAGATGGTCCAGTGGAACGAGAACAACTCCAAAATCACGCCGGGTTTGCCCATCGAAAGCCTGATCGTCTGCATCATCTGCGGCCGCAAACCGCTCTGGAAGGTGGAAGAGTTTTGGGCGAAACAGGACCTGAAGCTGCTTTTTGACGGGACAGACATTACTTTAGACCAACTCAATGATGACGCCTACGGGCGTGCCCTGGACAAACTATCCGAAGTAAAGATGGAAGAACTGGTCAGCCGCTGCTCCCTGGTCATGCTTGCAGCCCATGACCTGAAGATCTCAACCGTCCATTTCGACACCACCTCCAAATCAGTCCAGGGTGTTTATGAAAACGGCGCCTTTGGCGACTTCCTGATCACCTACGGCCACAGCAAAGACCGGCGCCCTGACCTTAAACAGTTCAAGATCGGGGCCGCAGTCCAGGAAGACGGCCAGCCTGTCATGGGCCAGATCCTCTCAGGCAACAAATCGGATAAAGAATGGAACCCGGAAGCAGCGCTTAAAGTTTTGAGTTCTTCGATAAAAAGGGATTCAAAGATGTCGTCTTTGTCTCCGACTGCGCCATCGTATCAACAGATTCCTTAA
- a CDS encoding DUF1670 domain-containing protein, translating into MEDISTRFRQLTPVIITVWKPEELEQQPDTVPGFLEQLKRRIVRVCFEAYRQNGLLTLMELQWIFQLSSARISELIRSVQREHNLVVPTPGTILDAGRSMTHKDVIVSLHLQGYTVKDIARMTHHSPRAVDNYIGTFEAVLILYLFGVPPELMARLLKRWISLINEHLKLVREHYRDHQEIKEYLASKGVKI; encoded by the coding sequence TTGGAAGATATCAGTACCCGCTTCAGGCAGTTGACGCCGGTGATTATCACCGTCTGGAAGCCCGAGGAGCTTGAGCAGCAGCCGGATACCGTGCCGGGATTCCTGGAGCAACTTAAGAGGCGTATCGTGCGGGTCTGCTTCGAGGCCTACCGCCAGAACGGCCTCTTGACTCTGATGGAGTTGCAGTGGATCTTCCAGTTAAGTTCTGCCCGCATCTCGGAATTGATTCGCAGCGTGCAGCGGGAACATAACCTGGTAGTGCCCACCCCGGGGACTATCCTTGATGCCGGGAGAAGTATGACACACAAGGATGTGATCGTCAGCCTGCATCTACAGGGCTACACGGTTAAAGACATTGCCCGGATGACTCATCACTCACCACGGGCGGTGGATAACTACATCGGAACCTTCGAAGCAGTCCTGATTTTGTATTTGTTCGGTGTTCCACCTGAGCTTATGGCACGCCTCTTGAAAAGGTGGATCTCTTTGATAAATGAGCATCTGAAACTGGTCCGGGAACACTACCGGGATCATCAGGAGATCAAGGAATATCTAGCTTCCAAGGGGGTGAAAATTTAA